One window of Myxocyprinus asiaticus isolate MX2 ecotype Aquarium Trade chromosome 6, UBuf_Myxa_2, whole genome shotgun sequence genomic DNA carries:
- the LOC127442961 gene encoding gastrula zinc finger protein XlCGF7.1-like: MMFIKEESEDMSYPEPCSSNAMKDEETEEQRDLMDMEEENQELNEVEEKHHPDQTLYSFNMEQNSFSDSQTENYFSQKRTKRTRVKHYFTCLQCGKSFGQKQDLKRHIRVHTGEKPFTCHQCGKSFTRKASLHKHMRIHTGEKPFTCHQCGKSFREACSLKTHLSLHSGEKLYSCDQCCKTFSSRSVLRTHRKIHAIEKTYLCSLCGKSFSQLHRFKYHQSKHTGVRDHVCSECGKAFLRAYNLELHQRIHTGEKPYKCSYCEKSLAISGNLKAHERVHTGERPYKCTSCGKSFSQSSTLQTHRKKHCPGLTH, translated from the exons atgatgtttattaaagaagagagtgaGGACATGAGTTATCCAGAACCATGCAGTTCAAATGCCATGAAAGATGAAGagactgaggaacaaagag aCCTGATGGACATGGAAGAGGAGAATCAAGAattgaatgaagtggaggagaaacaccATCCGGATCAGACACTTTATAGTTTCAATATGGAACAAAACTCTTTTAGTGACTCACAGACTGAAAATTATTTCTCACAAAAGAGAACTAAAAGAACAAGAGTAAAGCATTATTTTacctgccttcagtgtggaaagagttttggaCAAAAACAAGATCTTAAGCGTCACATTCGAGTCCACACTGGcgagaagcctttcacctgccatcagtgtgggaagagttttacACGTAAAGCAAGTCTTCAtaagcacatgagaattcacactggagagaagcctttcacatgccatcagtgtgggaagagtttcagagAGGCATGTAGTCTCAAAACTCATCTGTCCTTGCACTCTGGAGAAAAGTTATATAGCTGTGATCAGTGCTGCAAAACATTTTCTTCTAGATCAGTCTTAAGAACACACCGGAAGATTCATGCAATTGAGAAGACTTACTTGTGTTcactttgtggaaagagtttttcacAGCTGCACAGATTTAAATATCACCAGAGTAAACACACCGGTGTGAGAGATCATGTATGCTCTGAGTGTGGGAAGGCCTTTCTAAGAGCTTACAACTTGGAACTGCACCaaagaatccacactggagaaaaaccttacaagtgttcataTTGTGAAAAGAGTTTAGCTATTTCAGGAAACCTGAAAGCACACGAGAGAGtgcacactggagagaggccatacaaatgcacttcatgtgggaagagtttcagccAATCAAGCACTCTACAGACtcatagaaaaaaacattgtccaGGGTTGACACACTGA